agagagagagaaccaatcTACTCAACAGAGACCTAACTTAAGCCACTATAATTTACAACCTGTTCACTTCCAATTCTGACAGTCACCAAAATGAAGAAGTCTAGGTAGCTCTAAGTAAGATTCTCATTCTAATACCAGAGATATGAACTGAAATCCTTCCAACAATCCTTCTCTGAGTATTTTGGTGGCTGATTTATGGCTAACTAAACACTAAAGAAAAGTGTACACCCAAACATTTTGTGGACCTTTAGAGATATTTGGATCCCGTTTTAGAACTATCACCAAATCTTAAGAACCCAgaatgttacccaggctgctcaTCAGAATGAAGGACTCCAGAGGGTAAGACAGGGAATGGGTTTTGATTTGTCTTCATCTCCTAATAGGTACCATGGAACCTAAAAATCCGTAGTATATTTCCCACTTCCTAAGTGTATATGTAATTGTGGTATAAGGCTGAAGAAGTTGGTAAACATGCACAGTTGATCCATGACATAGAGTAAGGACTAATAAAGTAGTAAGGGACAAATGGAATTTCATGGCACTTCTTGCTAAAATAtcatattaaaatgtatacagaTCACAAGAGGAATAGCAGAGAATTAGTGCCACCAGCAAAGATGACAAAGAAATGTGATGCTTTCTTTGCATTTATCTTATAGTTTAGCCAGTGAAAGGATAGGGCGCTTGAGAGCCAGTTTAGCTTAtcataattttatcaaatgatgaGTGTAGGGGTAGTTAGTAAAACAGATATGATTCTTACTAGAACAAAAACATTCAGCACATGAgaatatattatgcatatatttatttgaaaatgtttctccTTTCTGCTGAAGATGGAACAAAATCACTTTGTTTTTACCTgataacaaaaaaataagtatttgccATCCTGTAAATTCTCTATTCTCACATGGTCCAAAAAGAAATTGAGGAGCTGTACTCTTTCATTAATTctgcctcttttttaaaataaggaaaaataaatgcatgtagTTCCCAAACTCTCCAGCAGACTATTTACTTCAACTTATTTAAGTATGTTTTAATAGAATATGCTTCCATTCCTGAACTAGTTACcactaaaaaggaataaaaacactATAATAAGAGTAAACTAAAGATCTACCACTGGTGATAGAAACTTTTCTGATGTGAGGTTTGtcaagaagaaagaagacagtGCTTTCCTACGTAGGCAACTGAGAGTATCTACTACAGTACGTGTACCCCACAAAACTAAAACCATCCAGGATGCAGATTAGAACAAACTCACTAGACATTAGATTCTGAAAAGCTGAGATCAAAGGCAAGAAAACACCAAATACAAAGAGAAGTAAGAAATGTATAGTAAGAAATGTAACGTCATGACCTGTTTCACAAATAAGGACTATAGTTTGGTTCAAATTTACTTCCTTGATGAATATTTTAAGACAACTTTAACATTTAATTAAATTGTTTATGTTTTCTCATTCATATTGAAATgtatatttgtttacatattttatttattattaattatagtagAGATGATGATAGCTTACCATCAGTGTATAGATTATAAACTATTAAAACAGGATACTCAATTAATTAATATAAGAATGGAAATCGACCAGGAATGTTAGACTAGGAGTTAAATATAGCAACACATAATATTTTGAATCATGTCTCTTAAGGGATAGAATgacaataattttataaagacaTGAACTTCTTGCATTATGTTACATGTTGGAAGTTTGATAAGTGTattaactgaaagaaaagaatttggaCAGTGAAATAGATGAGATGGATTGTTAGAATAATGAATGGACACATGCTCAAAGCTGGAACATAAGGGTCTTATTCACTGGAATTTAATTTTCCAGTAGAAGGAAAAAGAGCCTTAAATTTATTGAAGTAAACATTTCCAAGAGTAGCATTTGACAAGTTTGGCTTGCATGTGaggttttgtctgttttctgttttctagttCCCTAGAATGTTCAGGAGAAACTCATCTTCTCCAGCCTTACCATTGTGTATGTGCAGACAGAGCAAAATGAAATTTATATGACTAAATGTTTATCTTTTGCTTAAATCCAAAGCTAGTTTGTGTAGGTTGTCACAACAGAAATCTAACTATAAGACATTCAACTGAGGAAGCTGATGCCAATCATCAGAGTGTCAAAAAAATTTGAACAAGTGGGTGCTTTAAAAGTGTTGATAAAGAAAGAaggggctgggtgccgtggctccattctgtaatcccagaactctgggaggccgaggtcgggggatctcgaggtcaggcaatcgagaccattctggctaacatggtgaaaccctgtctctactaaaaatacaaaaaaaaaaaaaaaaattagccaggcgtggtggcacacacctgtagtcccagctactcgggaggctgaggcaggagaatcgcttgaaccggggagacagaggttgcagtgagccgagagcgcgccactgcactccagcctgggcgacaagagtgagactccgtctcaaaaaacaaaacagaacaaaaaagagaaagaaggagctATTTCAAAAATCTACAAGTCATATTTTATAAACCTAAGAAATATGGAAATTAGTATTTGTaaagtttttgggttttgttgttttgtctttttatgcaAGATTAGGATAATTAGGAAAcgactttgaatttttttcattcatgttattttctatttatttatttatttatttatttatttatttattggtcttGGTGTTTtggtgtttatttcttttttcttttttatttttttaattataccttaagttctagggtacatgtgcacaacgtgcaagtttgttacatttacattaggtatatctcctaatgctatccctcccccctccctcccaccccacgacaggccccggtgtatggtgttccccaccctgtgtccaagtgttctcattgttcaattcccacctatgagtgagaacatgcggtgtctggttttctgtccttgcaatagtttgctcagtcATTCATGTTATTTTCAGTTCTGACATATCCTGCTTTTTTTCTTAACCcacctcttcccttttcttcctcttcctctccccgcCTCAACTAGTAGTTTTGTCCTCACTGAGATCACTAGGATAATAGTTTGCATTcagaatttttattgattttatcacCTATTCTGGTATCATGAAATTGGgcaaagtggtatctcattctCAACTCACAAGGGTAAGAATAACATAGTTCAGTATCAATCCACCactgaaacatttttataatactttATTAGTTCAGCTACTTCAATCAACATAATTTAAATCCCATAATAAGGAGTTGAAACTATTTGAAAGCAAATGGAGCAAGCTCCAGGTGCTAGTAAACAATGTTTAATTTAGTGATTTTAACGTAATTTGTGAAGTTTAAATCAATACTTATCATTTGCAACTATTTGAGTCAGAGAATCTTAGCACCCTGGTAATAGAAAATAGTATTCTAAGTACCCTCACCGAAGTTCCATATCAGTACGCCAAATGTTAATAGAACTAAATGTTAGGTAAACACTAACATCATATCAAATTTAAAGACAAAGTGAAGTACATGATGCTACGGATCAAtcagtatgtgtgtatgcatgaaaAGTTATAACcagggaaaataaaacaatgcaatACAAGTATGTTGAGCATTTAAGAAGCCTAATATAATCTTCAGCCTCTCAAGATCATATCATTATATTAAAAGCTTTTTCGATgtggatttttgtataaagttttAAAGTCCCCTCTAAATAAAAACTTTTGATGTATGGGATGCAGAATGTGAACTTCAAACTTTCTTGGATGTAGCAATGTttcaaaagcaatctacacataatttaaaaataaaacactttgttAATGAGAGTCAACAAAATGTTGATATGACATTGGGTTGTTCTGATGGAATCTTAATGGCACAAGTAACAAGAAAGTTATAAATTGGGGACTACTTTTTATATGAGGCATATgaacccagaaaaaaaatttacgaaggaaaatatttatggcaattttaaagaaaataagaaatatctgAGTTTAGCACTTTGGAAATCAGTCTGCCTTgggttttcctttgtttttttctggatttctttgaatatttgagGGGATTTAAACAATGCCACTTATGAGGTTATTCCCCAGAATACTGCAATCTGTTATGGCTGCAAAGCAGATACATAATCTAACATATTTATGACTAAAGCAAATGGATCAAGGCTGCATTCTTATTCAATATTCTACCGCCTTTCCCCAATAGTCCTTAAGTACTCACACTCGGTAGGTGTATCAAAGAATGATAGTCTAAGGTTAATGGGCATTCAATATAAATAGTAAAACCTAAGTCTAAGAAAGGAATCTCCAGTCTAATAATAATTTACACCAAAAATCCATTTCCCAAGTGAGTTGAATTTCTATTTTGCTctcaaatatcatttttatgaaattaaGCACCAAGAGAAATGGCATATTGACGGGCCTAGGGAGGGGTAGATAAATATAACCTTGATTTGTTAAATGTCTTAGCTTCCTTCTTTATCTCTTAGATAGGAATAATTATCATCAAATCCCTTCCCCTAATAAAATTTAATCTACAAATATGCATTCCATTGTACATTTATCAAAGGAGACTTAGCTAgctaaacaaaaacagaaaaaatagacCTAAAGATCCATATTCTAGGTTTTCAAGATGTCAAATAtatgaacaaaactggaagatgtattttatttattaggtttagtttttgtctttgatgataTTTTCTAGATTTATGGATGGTAATTGTCTGTCTAAAGTATTAGTTAAATCACttgcagggctgggcacggtggttcatgtctgtaatcccagcactttggaaggctgaggcggtcggatcatgaggtcaggagttcgagaccagcctgaccaaaatggtgacaccccatctctactaaaaatagaaaaattacctgggcatggtggtgtacgcctgtaatctcagctactcaggaggctgaggcaggagagtcacttgaacccaggaggcggaggttgcagtgagctgagatcacaccactgtactccagcctgggcaacaggagcgagactccgtctaaaaaaataaaaaataataaaaatcacttgAAAAATAGTAACTCTGACATGACTTTTTCTGGAACCTGGCTTCCCTTGATACCTATCAAAGCTGTGGGGCAGTCTCTTAACTACCCTTTTCTCAACTGACATTTAAAGTTTAGGactaatcacattttaaaatatcttataccCAAACTAATATACAGAGATATACACCAACAAACacatatgcatgtacacatacacacacacatatacaatccCACCATTCATAAAGGCTACTGTAAggtatgcatgcatacatatatatatacacatacaattcAACTATTCATAAAGGCTACTGTAAAATCTTGTGATATCTGTAACTGAGATTTTCAAGCTGACTTCATTTCAGTATAAAACTTTCACTAATTACATATTCATAACCAATAATTGATATTATCCAGAAGATAGCTGAAAACATTATGAAATCATAAGAAGACATTTTCATTATATTAGAGCAAAACAGGGATGACTGTCATTCACAGagcattaaataaaatgtcttgATTTAAGCCAAATCAAGCCAATTTGCCCATATGTCTTCTTCTTTGGCCCCTTTAATTCAACAAAGagctttattttacttaatgcttTTAATGgaaaagattatttttccattctatttccttttcatcAGATACACATGCTCTCACCTCTTTGGCATGTCATCAAAACCAAAACACAATACTAGCATTTATAACAAATATCATTTGCATATAAACCAGTTGGGACACACAGTTTCCAAGTTAATCATCGTATAAAGTATGTTCTGTATCAAAATTTCACCTAGGCATGCAAagagaaatagtaaaatattatacCTCCCCATTTCACCCAACATATTATCACAtgaagaggcagaaagaaagtGACAAATACAttactatttgtagaaacataaCAAGTTTTCATAAATATCCAGAACTTTCCAATTTAACATTGCCTTGGGAAAAAGTAAGTACTTCATGTGTAACATTCGTTATGGGAAATTATTCATGCTGTGGAATAGAAGAGTTaaggagttttattttaaaaaaataaataaataaacttggctgggcgtggtggctcacgcctgtaatcccagcactttgtgaggccgaggcaggtggatcatctgaggtcaggagttcgagaccagcctggccaacatggtgaaaccctgcctctactacaattacaaaaattagccaggcatggtggctcacgcctgaatcccagctactcaggaggctgagacaggagaatcacttgaacccaagaggcggaggttgcagtgagctgagatcacaccactgcactccagcctaggtgacagagcaagactccatcacaataaataaataaattaattaattaatttgaactTTAAATGCCTACATCTAGAAAATCAGGCAGTAAAAAATAATTGatgcaagaaacagaaaaacaaataaaagcggATTCAGAGTAAAACCTTTTTCTTCCATAAAACTTTTTTCACGGCATCTTTAACATCCTTATTTCTTAAAGAGTAGATTAAAGGATTTAACATAGGTGTGAACAAAATGTAACATACTGAAGCCACTTTACGAAGTTCAGGGTTATTTGGAGGTGTGAGATACACAAAAGAGACAGTTCCATAGAGCATACTTACAACCCCCAGGTGGGAGCTGCAAGTGGAGAaggctttcttccttccttcactgGAGCGGATCTTTAAAACTGTGGACACAATGTACATATAAGATACGACAATAACAACTATTGTGGGCAAAATAATGAAGACAGCCAAACTAAATGACACCATCTTATTCATGAAGATATTGGAACAGGAGATCTTTTCAATCGGGTTTGAATCACAGTAGAAGTGATCAATGACTCGGGAGGCACAGAAAGACATGGAGAATGTGACACTGATTTGAAGGATGGAACTGACCCAGCCACAGAGGTAGGAACCAGCCACCAATTGGATACAAACACTTCTTGACATGCGAACAGAGTAGAGGAGTGGGTTGCAGATGGCAATGAAGCGGTCATAGGCCATGGCTGCCAGAACAAAGGCCTCTGTTACCATGAAAAGTGCATAAAGGAACAGCTGTGCCACACAACCTGCAAAGGATATGGTCTTTTTCTGAGATAGGATGTTGACCATGGCTTTGGGTACAATAACAGTAGAATAGGAGAGATCAATGACGGAGAGATTGCCTAGGAAGAAGTACATTGGTGCATTCAGCCGGGGATCAGTCACAATGATGCCAATCATACTAAGGTTTCCCAGAAGAACCATCCCATAAATAATCAGGAATAGTAGGAAAAGGAGACTGTGGAGCTCTGGACGAACTCTGATGCCTACAAGAATGAAGTCAGTCACTTCTGAATGGTTGTCTCCTCCCTTGTCACCCATGGCAAATTTCTGCTTCAAGATATAAGAGAAAGTCAGCAAATAAATGTTTCTCTACTATAACAAAAACACTTAACATTAAAGGAGACTTTATAGTTGGCATATGCCTTCATTATCCCATTAAGTTTACACACATGAGCAAATGAAAGATGAGAGATGTTTTGACTTGCCTAAGGTAACACAACTGGCTAACAATGGAGTTTGGACCCAAGATACAGTATTTTGTATCCAGACTAGTAATAATTTCAACACAATGTAGTTTGATACTTTTTTATATCTCTCTACCTTGTTACATGAGATGGCTTATGAGATGTCATTTGTGATTGAGGTATTGATTTCAAAATATTGTCAGTAAATTCCTAATACTAAGAAAAAGACGCTTCCTTAAGTTTTAATCTATCATGTAATATtcacttttcctttaaaaacacatTGCTTCAAAAtggtaataaataaatgagggaaaAGAAAGCTAAAAGTACATTCCAAGGTAACATGAACTTTCTACCAAAAGAGCTCTTACAACCTCAAGGAAATTATCAGTTAACTGTCTTATTTagagatcttttattttttttattttttcttgaaaaaaaaaagggatacatttgcagaacatgcaggtttattgCATAGGTATACAGAGATCTTTTAAAATGCAACCAGTCTTCAGCTCCTGGaactagtttaattttatttaaggacaaaagtaaaatgtaaacaatgtctttatattttttattctgtgaaGCTTATTGATCCTGTTTTTTTCTACGTAAATCTGTCAAGAAGGTCATGCCATCAAACTTTTccaaatttgagaaaaaatagatgtaaattaagaaaattatatttgctATACAATCTAATACATTCTTTTACACAGTCCATAATTTTTATTGACTGTGTAAAAGAATGTATTAGATTATATAGCACATTTTTTGAACTCTTAAGCTGATGGTAAGAGCTTaataatttaagaataaataGTATTAATTTCTTAAATGCATCCAAATTAACCTGTTTGAATTTGGGTGACCTATTAAGCAACTAAAACAACTTTggttaatttgaaatatttctgttttttatttttatgtaaagcaACACATTCATTGTCTATTAAGTTGTCTAGCAATTAAAGATTATCCTACCAcatcttttcttctttggtgGCATTTAAGCCAAGTATCATTCATCCTTCCAAGGAGTGGTATGGATAATAAAAGTGAGCAAATGATCCAGAAAATATCTTTgccaaaatggaaataaatgctgTGCTAGCAATCGTAATTACAGAGCATGCAGAATTCCTCTTTAACTCTTTATCCTCCCTCAACTGTAAGAGGTTTAAgaggtttacttttttttcattttcccatgtTCTACAAAAGTCTCTCAGACCCCAAAGCCTTCATGACCTTCCTTACATCTTTCATTTGTTACCTCTCTCAATAACTTCATCCAAAAAagactaaaattaattcaaatacaTTCAAATCAACAGAAAAAATGATTGAACATAAAAACATTAGTATTCTGTGTCTCCACTGTCCTCATACCAACTACTCCACCATATACTTGAAACCTATTCAAATAAATGTATAGTCATTTGGTTTTATTGGGGGAGATAAATTAGACTTACAGGTTAAAACGCATAAGGATGACTAAATTTTATTCCGGGAATAGAATAAAGCTTTTTAGGCATGAAGCTGAAGAGAACAGTTTCAAACATCAGCCATCATTTGTTGGTTTGGAATAGGAAAAGGAGGTCAGTTATAGAGAATAGGAATGACTTTTAAGACATGTAAAATAATTTCACACATATCTCTCCCTTCCGCAGTAAGTCACAAGCTTGTGACAATTAGTTTGATTGTagtgatcatttcacaatgtgtagGTATTAAAACATCAAGTCTTATACcttaagtatatataatttttatatcaatgatatgtcaactcttaaaaaaaatcataagcttAACAGGCCTTGttgtttaatcttatttttttttaaaaaaggaagaagtagaggaggagaaagagggagaagggcagtagaaagagaaggaaaaactcTTAAATTCTTATACCAAATCAAATGCTACTTTTTGACCCTTTTTGAAAGTGACATATTAGTTTTTCAAGAATTAATCCATTTCCATCTGTCTGATTATCAACTAATGTGTTGAGTCAATATTTTTAAGGATCTATTCTGTGTCAAGTATTGTGTTTGGCactaaaaatgaagacaaaaaagaattaaatgtaattcCAACTTAAAACATGGTATGATACATGATATGAGatgtttattataatataataactaCCTTTAATTCATTACTAAATGAccaatagtaaataaataagctcacagctaactttttaaagaacacatttttttaaatgctaaagaTGATAAAACCTTTAGGTAAGATGCTCTTGGAACACGGGAACTTTAGTATAGACAGGCTTTTGAGAGCAAGCTGACTTTAGAATAATAACAAGATTATAATTACAGAATTTGCAAGCAAATTTATAGACTATttaccataaaaatatttatctccattaataaagaattttaaataaagagcCAATTTTGGTATGAAATAATTGGAATAGAGATAATGGAGAATCTTTATGATTGTGAGGTTTTCTAAGCGCTGAAACAAGAGAAATTATAGAATACACATCACTAGGACTAGATTTTAAATATCAATTATCATGTTCCCAGTCTGATTTAGCCATGATCTTTCTTCAAGCAATAAAATAGGAATATCGAagtttattttcatgttaataatttttaatttgtggcTTAGCACATTTTGAAActcaagaaaaaatgtatttaagcaTATTGAAAATGTTCTGGCTGTCTTActatatgattaaaataaatatgatttgttgttttataattattcttacctgaacttttgtttcttttgtcttgtAAACTTTTTCACATGAAACTACAGAGTTCCAAATTCTTTTTACTTCCTtctataaaaaagatattttgaaaaataaaaactatcaatGACAACATCAAAACTAAACATCTCAAATAATGTTTAGCCCCCAGCAAAATAACAACCCTCATAGACATGGCACGACCATGTTCTTACGAGTTTTTCCTGGCTCTGTAATTTCCCATTACCTATTATTgaagtttgttctttctttaatataattttatttgaaaacctGTTATAGTTGTCTTTCTGCACACAGTATGAAGATGATGGACTATGAATCTCTGTAGTTTTCTCAGAGAATAATGGGCATTTCCCTACCAAAATTGAATAAATGCTCATTGAATCTATGAAATCAAACTACATGAAAATCTCTTGCCTCCCTGCTGTCACATTTCACAGGCCTTAGCATGAACATGGGAGCAAAATGGAAATTTAAGGTGAACAAAACTCCCTGGTCCCTGATGACCTACAAAGATAGCAGCAGCTAGCATCCATAGTTGTCTTAGGTTTTTCCAATCTCATGAAACTATTTCAGAGAATTGCAGCAtaacatttttcagaattttggAGGAAGAAGTTCCTCTGAGAGAAGGCTGAAAAATAAGTCAATTATAATTTCATAACAAGCTTAAACTCTAGAGCCATCCCATGAGGACATATGAGGAGCAAACACTAAGTGTGATTTCTTTACTTGTTGAATACTCTTGGGGTAATCACCAAGTTATTTTGGACAAGACTCCTTATTataaagttttttctttatattaagaGAAAGTTTGCTTCTCTATAAATTCCAACCACCTGAATGTCAGAGTCTCTACCCATTACTCTGCTTTCTGAAGGTCCACTGAATACTTCTATCTTCTGACAtgctttctaaattttaaaagacaaatacattAATACCCCATAGTCTACATTTCTGGATTCAGCATCCTTAATTTGTTAGGATCTTTTAGTAGCGATTGAATAATTTCTAAGTTTCCTTTTCAAAAAATCTATTGCCACAATTTGACATCGGGCTGTATATAGTCTATCAAGTTGAAATATGACTGCCTAATTACTTACGATGTATACTCTTTTAAGGCATATGAgacagaaagtatttttttaatattgcttCATACTGATCTTTCAGCCAAAAGAAACCTTtagttttattcttgtttttgttttattttggtcttATGTAAATTGCTACTGAGTTTGGTGCTCCATATTCTTGTTCTGTGACTTCTCTCATATTGTCTTTTCACTAACAAcactttttcaatattttatgtcTAACCATTTTTTACCTTTTAGATTGATGCTTTCATACTATGTTTCCATGTTACAAAAACCAATGTCATATATTTGTGTGTCCTTCATGTCTTATTGGTGAGTGCTGCATGTTTTTGGACATAAGGAAgtttcattttattgcttttaagtttttattgatataacctttttttttttttgagactgtcttgctctgttgcccaggctggggtgccatggcataatctcggctcactgcaacctccacctctgggattcaagcaattctcctgcctcagcctccttagtagccgggattacaggcgtgcgccaccacacccggctaatttttgtaatttttagtagaggtggggtttcaccatgttggccaggctggtctcaaactcctgacctcgtgatccacccgcctcggcctcccaaagtgctgggattacaggcgtgagccactgcgcccggccttgataTCACTTTTAAACAGAAATAATTCAAGGTTGTTTGATAAAGCCTGCTTCCAGGTTAATGAAGATCAATTAATCAGCTTGAGAAGTGTACACTTTTTCGACCACTATAAATCTAGCCTTTTATTTACAaagactataaaatattttatcagataaAGATACATTATATGATAATCTTCTGAATGACAATTTCTTTAATCAGAAAAGGGTTTCAATTCACTTTTCCTGATTCTTCAGGAACCTAATAATTCTGTAAAACCTAAGATATTGTATCAAATTGTCAGATATATTCCAAACATTGTGATATGTATACATAACtacaaatttaatatataaaataaactttcatcATTTTGTCTATGGATATACTGAATTGTCATCTCAGAAACTGTTCAAATGTGTGAGCTACGATGCTTCTAATTCACAAAGCCGAGGATCCAGAAACTCGCTTCCAATGCGAGCTCTTTACAATCTGACTTCACGACATGTATCTCCAGCTTTAAGTCCCATCCTCCTTCTTCTCCAGCTTATAATCACCCTAAGTTTACTACTCCCATTTCCAGAATAGATGGGGGTTTCCTGGCTCCCTGTtgttactcattcattcacttatcaaCCTGAATTTCTTTCCCGCccttttattttcacttctatACTAAAATAACTTATTGATAGCATCAACACAACCTCTAAACACTTGGTGCATTCATTTACCATCACAACTTAAAATATTGCCTTTAATATGAATTTGGCATGTGTAGTTTAAAACCAGGTGCCTATTTGGAAGTCCTAACAGCATATCAAACAACTTAGGCCAACCAACCCT
The Pan troglodytes isolate AG18354 chromosome 10, NHGRI_mPanTro3-v2.0_pri, whole genome shotgun sequence genome window above contains:
- the LOC467016 gene encoding olfactory receptor 9K2-like translates to MGDKGGDNHSEVTDFILVGIRVRPELHSLLFLLFLIIYGMVLLGNLSMIGIIVTDPRLNAPMYFFLGNLSVIDLSYSTVIVPKAMVNILSQKKTISFAGCVAQLFLYALFMVTEAFVLAAMAYDRFIAICNPLLYSVRMSRSVCIQLVAGSYLCGWVSSILQISVTFSMSFCASRVIDHFYCDSNPIEKISCSNIFMNKMVSFSLAVFIILPTIVVIVVSYMYIVSTVLKIRSSEGRKKAFSTCSSHLGVVSMLYGTVSFVYLTPPNNPELRKVASVCYILFTPMLNPLIYSLRNKDVKDAVKKVLWKKKVLL